The Glycine soja cultivar W05 chromosome 6, ASM419377v2, whole genome shotgun sequence genome has a window encoding:
- the LOC114417349 gene encoding transcription initiation factor TFIID subunit 7-like, protein MEEQFILRVPPNVAERIERLLNENNASSSEDKSLDLSFREDGRSGTFMIGNEQFPASLLDLPCVVESYKTYDDNSLIKTADIGQMIMVRESGDAAPDVIEYRHGLTPPMRDARKRRFRREPDLNPELVSRVEKDLLKIMAGGTADNLDVETAEQEEGDENARGANKKSAPKPAPKHDIPENLTNAGEADRSDSEESDDSV, encoded by the exons ATGGAGGAGCAATTCATACTTAGAGTTCCACCTAATGTGGCAGAGCGGATAGAGCGTCTTCTGAATGAAAACAATGCTTCTTCATCTGAAGACAAGTCACTAGATTTGTCATTTAGAGAGGATGGAAGAAGTGGTACGTTTATGATTGGGAATGAACAATTCCCAGCTTCtctattggatcttccttgCGTTGTTGAATCCTATAAGACTTATGATGATAACTCTTTGATTAAGACTGCCGATATTGGTCAG ATGATTATGGTGAGGGAATCTGGTGATGCTGCTCCAGATGTAATTGAGTACAGACATGGCCTCACTCCACCCATGAGAGATGCTCGCAAGCGTAGATTTCGCAGGGAGCCTGATCTTAAT CCTGAGCTTGTCTCCCGTGTTGAGAAAGATCTTCTCAAAATCATGGCTGGAGGAACAGCGGACAATCTTG ATGTGGAAAcagctgagcaagaagaagGGGATGAGAATGCCCGAGGTGCTaataaaaaatctgcacctAAGCCTGCACCAAAACATGATATTCCAGAGAATCTTACTAATGCAGGAGAAGCTGACAGGAGTGATTCTGAGGAATCTGATGACTCAGTCTGA